The sequence below is a genomic window from Lolium perenne isolate Kyuss_39 chromosome 7, Kyuss_2.0, whole genome shotgun sequence.
GAGACCGGCACTTCTCCAACCTCGACAGTATGGACCAGCGCCGGCGGAGCCAGTTTCACCGGATCCTGACCGGGAGTGTGCTGCAGCTCGAGCTTGGGGACCGCTTCCTCAAGCCTGGACGCGGCATGGCGCGGGGAGGGCGACGGCGGCGACTGCAGATCTTGACCTGCAGGATGAGACGGCGAAGGCCTGACTGGCTCCGGGAGCTCGTCCGCCATGGGGACGCCGAAGGAAGCTCCGAGAGCAGCGGCGTCGCCGTGGCCTCGGCGGACCAGGCCGCTACATACCGCGGGGATGGGCGGAAAGAAGGCGCTGGGAGCTGGCCAGATCTGGTAGCAGCGGCTGGAGAGGGCGCCGGAGGGAGGAGATCGGCCGGTGGCGCCGCTGATTAGCCCATGTGCGCCATGGTCGCGAGAGCCCCCTGGGCACAAGATATCTCATCAGAAAGATGGAACAAAAGAAGGATGAGATGGGAGCTGCTGAGAAAAAAAAAGGTAGGCCAGGCAGGCATCCAATGTCAACTTCAACAACTCTGCATGAGCGACCCGTCATTTCCCCCCCATCAGCTCTCACCTCTCTACAGTAATTGGTCGAGCCCTTCTCTTCTCCGGGCCGATCCGAAGCCTCTCCGCCGGATTAGCCGGCCGGAGACGGTGGAGGTGGTGCGCCGGGTAGTCTAGGTTTAGTTTAGGTCCTCTCCTCTTCTAGTTTTAGGTTTACCCTAGTGGATCTTGGCGTGATGCCAGTTGTTTGGAGCGGGGTGCTCGATCTGTTCGGCCAGATCTGGCACCAGGTAGGCTTCCTCTTCGCCGTGTGGTTGCTCCAGTGGCCGGAGCTGCTCGTGGGGAAGAGGAGCATCGTCTCCTTTAATAAGGCCGATGGTGTTCTTGCTGGGGATGGTCTGGGAAGGGGGAGCTGCAGATCTTCTCAGCCTCTGTCCTgccgtggtggcgaggggagGCGGAAGAGGGAGGCTTCGTTCTTCTCCGGGCGTTTCCTGATTCGGTGGCGGCGGTTCGTCATCGACGTGCGCATCCAAGCTAGGGGCATCTATGCCTCTGCTATCCTTGGCCGGTGCGGCGGCCAATCTTCAACAACCTCCAGGATGGAGGctcttcttcgtcctcgctgCTGGAGCTCGGCACCTTGTCACcatcaagtggttcgtccccggtggTCTCCAGGTGTCTGGCGGCGACGGATTGGCGCCGGAATCGGGTGTTCGGGCATTTGCGCCCCGTTCCTCGATGGAGATATCTTGAGGACGCCGGCGTCCGGTGGCGGAGGCTACCCTGGACTCGATTGCTTTTATTTCTTTAGTTCTAGGGTGGTATTTGCATATTTTGAGGTCATTCCTTCAAATTCTTGGTTTCTCAGTACGAGTGATGTAAAGGGGCCTCAATGTAAATTGTACCTGCCACGTTTGGAATGAAAATCCTCTGGGGTCTTCTAGACCCCTCCcttgtgcaaaaaaaaaaaaaacttcaacAACACGTTGTTCCGCATTGTAGATCCGAGGTGAGTTATCTTGCAGGCGAGGGGCACTTTCATGACGAATCACCTTTGGTACATGAAAAACCGACTCACAACATGAGTGTCCATGTAtagcccccatttcgaaaaatgaGTTGATCAAAACTGATGCTTTGGATTGTATATTTTGGGAGacggtatatactaacccctccaATGATGAACTTGTAATGCATTATAAGTTGTAATTTTCGGTTAGCTTGTGGTTGTAAGGGCATACATGTGGTTTTGGTAACTAATTAATGGAAATTCCCGTGgagtaatgttttcattgagtttatatgaagggatGTTCCATAGGTaatacttgtagtccatgtgttggattcgagTATGAATGCCATAAAGATAAACAAATAACTTCGATATtgacatcaagatcatcgattttaaGAGAAGAATATGATATAATCAAGAAGAAGAAGCGAAGATGGAGTTATTGTGTGAAACTCAATTTAGCCatgtttttatgtgttaagcaatgTATTATAAAGATCTTGAGAGTTTGATTTCAAAAGAAGAATACAAGATATTACTCCGTGTCGAATTCATAATGCCTCATGAGTTGAGGCATGGTTGACCAAGACTTGGAGCCATTGGATGTAGTGCCCTAGAGGTAATTAATAAAGAGTGTTTATTATTATATATCAATAGTTCTAATAGTTTCGTGTCATGCTATAACTGTATCAATTGGAAACATTGACACACATGTGGTAGTGTAAACAAACCAGGGTCCCTAGTGAGCACTCGCAAACTAGTTCATTGAGGTCAATCGATGATCGAGGTTTCCCAATAGGCACACATGTCATTGACAATGGAGTCATATCATTGagtgaatgatatgatggacattCCCAAATATAAGGATTGTAACGCGATCAAAATCATATCAAGTTCAATGTTATGATGTATATGAAAGCGTAGTAATCTAATCCTTAGAACGTGAGATCATATCTAATCACCGTCACCGGAGGCTGCTCTAACTGTATCAAATGTCACTTAGTAACATGGTGATCATAAATGTGTAGTTGGGCATTCCAATGAGATGGGTTGAGGCTTATGAATCAAGAGCGGGATTTGTTCATCCGCATGACGGAAGATACTCTGGGCCCATTCGGTGAGATTACATCCAAGTTGCAACACATGACTAGGCAATGAGGATAGAATTGAACGAAACGAGTAGCCTTGTCGGTACTaggtatcgtgataccgatgatcaagtcTCGAACGAGTGTTGATATCAAATTAACAAAGGGAATTGTATTCAACGTAATGGTTCAAATGACGATCACATCTTCGTAGAATACACGTGGTCTGTTCTCCAGAGCACCCTGATGATCATTGATCGGAGAATGTCTCGATATCATTCTGCGTCATTCTTGAACCGTAGGAAAACGCACTTAAGGATTCAACGAAACATAAGATTGTTTTGGATTCATTGGAAACACCAGAGAATAGAAAAGAGAGAACCAGAAAGGGTTCTGGGAGAATCTGAAGGATGTTTGGAATGATACGAGAGGTGTCTTGGATCATCCGGAGTTAAATAATATGTAATATATATTAATTAAATGAATTAAtattatatatatttatttaATAAGAAAGGTGCACCTTAATGGGCCTCTCCCTGAGAGAGGTTCACTAAATGGCCGGCCACCCCTAGGGTTTTATGGGGGAGGGGGGTCTAGGGTTTGAGGTGGGGGTGCATGGGCCTTGAGGGCCCTAGCTAGCCAGCATCCTCCCTTGCCCTtcctttagtcccacattgcctaGCCAAAGGCTCCACCCCTTCCCTTCCCACTATATCCCTTCCCCCTATATATAGTGGAGGGATTTGGAGGAGAGGAACACACACAACCAGATTTAGGGTTTGGGTGAAAAGAGAGCCCCTTTGGGCGCCTCCTCtgctcatcctctctctctcATTCTGTCTCCAACCGTGGATCCTCGAAGAGCTGCTCACGGAGGGAGTACCCCAGCCGTTACGCGGGAGCGCTGCTGGGATTCAGAtccagaagatcttcttccacaaccTTAGCTGGATCTGAGACCGGGAGCGTCGTTGATCACCATATGTGTGCGAAACTACGAGGTGTTGCACATGCGGTACTAATGGTGGTACGAGAGGACTTGTACGCGATCCCGAGGTACTAATGGTGGTACCACACAAACTGGGTGTCGTGCATTATTAAGGTCGTGCATTATAAAGCAGGCTATGACGATCGGTTGCTCGATGTACTGACGTTCATGTACCGTGGGTGTAAACCATGTTACACAACACTTGCGCTAAGGTGattttgacgagcctagcatgtacagatgaGAAAATCGAGCATGAATTATGTAGATGATGTGATTGATATAGCAATGTCTACCTTTGGTCTTTGGTATTATCCCCGTGCGCGTGGATGTGAGCCTCCTCGTCACGCTTGTCATGGTTGCCTCCTCACCATGTGcacaatggcctcctcctcttgcGCCTCTATGTGGCACATTGCTCCTCAGCCTCCCCATCTGATGCTGCTTCCCGTGTCGATATGAGAGAGATAAAGATAATTTGTGGAGAGGAAGACATTATCACAAGATAAGAGATAAGGAACACGACAAGGACTGGCTCGTTGAGATAATGTGGTACGCGAGATCCGTTTCGTGAATCTTGATGCGCCGCTGCAGGGAAAAGAGACGCGTGCGACATCACTTTGTACCTTTTTTCGAACAATGTTTAGCATTCAACTTGAGGGTGCTGATAACCAAGCGAAACTTGAGAGATCAGTGGCGGGCCAGCAAGTGTTAGCCCCACCCTAGCATTTCATCCTAGTATGTTTTTTAtagtgaaaaaaaaaagaactAAGAAAGCTACCTCATACATTTTCCCTCTTATCATGTTTAATTAAGTCGGGGATGCATACATGTCCGGCGTTAATTAAACATGATTGGAGGTGGTAGCACATCCATTTTTTTTTGGTTGCTCTGCCCTAGAGAAAATTTCTAGAAGTGCCACTATGAAAAATATAGAGAAAAGAAAAGGCTCTCGAATACATATCTCATCAATTCCAAATGTGGCAAATCTGATCAAGGGATGCGCCAATCTTGGCGCAAATACACCATCTTCCCCCTTCCGTTATCCGTTCAGGCGCTCACGGCCAACTCCGCAGACCTGCTCCAATGGCGCTGTCCCGGACGGCGCCCGCCAACTCCTCCTGCTTCCACCCGCGAGCCCTCGCCAGCCCGGCCTCCTCTCTCAGGTCAGCTTGCGCCTTCGCCTCCCCATCTCCACCCGCACCCTTCTCtcatcccctaaaccctagctaacccgatCCCCATCCTCTCTCCTCTGTCTTTGTTTCCCATTTCGCAGCGTGGGCACCAAGGTCTTCGTCGGACTGAAGGCGCAGACCAGGCTCGGTGAGCACGAAATCAAACTGAACCGTTCGAATTTACTATACTATGAGTTTCTTTTTCTGGTGGTTCATTTTGGTTTGGGGGTTTGGAAATGCTGCCGCAGGCTCGTCCGAGTCGTCGTGCCCCAATGTCAACGCCCGGTTCTACACCGCCGTCAACCGGAGGGTCTCACTGGGGTACGTGCTCTCTCATCCTTGGTATCAATAACAATACGATTGTGCTGATGATTTGGAAGTTGGTGTGTCGTTATATGTGATGTAGCGCTGCACGTTCGTCAGGTGCTATCTTCAGTCTCCATTTTCGGTTCTAGTTAGCTACTTGTGCTTGCCCAGGTAGTTCATGTAATTATCAGGCGGTCACGGTTTGTGTCGAAATACTTGTAGGCTTTCTTTATAATGTCAAAGGATGGTTTTAAGTTTTGATTGCATCGAGTTGTTGTGTACATTGGCCACATTTATACTTATTTGCAATGGATGGAGGATATGGATAAAATGTTGTCCAGTTCGTAAAAACAATTGATTCGCGTGTACACCAAGATGGGAGCTATCAGTCAAGTAACAAAGAATTGCTTAATTTGCGATCGTTCTATCAAGAGAACACATATTTTTCAAAGTTTGCTTTTTTtacgaaatggaggctgaaacccccggcctctgcatcaaaatgatgcacacaACCTTTTTTATTTAGATTATTCAACAGAGCCTTACAAAGGAAATACAAAGATCAACCGAAAGCCACCTCACGAGCGACAACTTTCACATCACCTACAAGCTTGATGAAGATCAATATTTGTGATAGCTAATTACTCAAAAAAATTACCCAATATCATAAAAAAAATCTGTACACATTTGTTCCCTTAAATATCTAATCCTACCTGTATTCACACTTATTAGGTTATCGAACAAGAGAGCTACCAGGGCACGTATTTCAATGATGCCTGTTGGTACACCACGGGTACCTTACAGAACGCCTGGTGAAGGAACGTGGCAATGGCTTGACATATGGAATGCTTTAGTAAGAGATCACAATACCTAATTCAATGCTTAATTCCATAACACCTGTGGAGTAATTTTCATCTTCTTTATGCAGTATCGTGAACGTATTATCTTCATTGGGGACACTATCGATGAAGAATTCAGTAACCAACTATTGGCAAGCATGCTGTATCTCGACAGTGTTGATGACTCAAAAAAGATTCTTCTATACATCAATGGTCCAGGAGGCGATGTAAGAACTTAACGACACTACCATTGTGTTCTTGTCGGTTGTCCTTCTTTTATGTCACTTGTTTTGTAAATATTGGTTCATGTTCCTGTGTCCTGCAAGCTGTACTATCTTCTAAATAATTTGGAATCCAAGGTGATGTCCCCATagtttatcttgaaaagataaaATTGTGATGAACTGGTTGGATCTAAGGGTAGGTAGTTCAGTAAGTACAGAATTGTCTGAACTTCTGTATCTTGTGCTGAGTTATATTTGATGTCCTACTCTCTTATGGGACAAAAGTAGCACGAAAACTTGTATGGCTATGAAATGAAAATACTCATTCTGGAAAAAGTGCATCTTATTGTAGTGTGATCATCTTGGAGGCAAAATCAAGTGATGATGATATATAACAATATTCCGTATGTAGTAGCTCTAATTGTTTGGAAAGCTCACTGGAAATTAAACTTCATTACAAAATGGCATGTGAATGCACCTTTATATTGATTGCGATGATGAGAACTGCTGTTAAATGCACCAGGAAGACTTTATAATCTGTTGTTTCAGTGTACCATATAGCTTGTTAATATATGTTTATTTTGATGCTCCGGAATGGCTAACAAAGCTATTGAAGTGTCTCACCGAACACATACTCCTAGCTAACTCATGCCATTAATAATTTTTTCTAGGTGAGGCTTTCTAATTTTTTCTTTAACGATATTGCAGCTTACACCATGCATGGCATTATATGATACCATGCTAAGCCTAAAAAGTCCTATTGGTACTCATTGCCTGGGCTTTGCATTCAACTTGGCAGGATTCATTCTTGCAGCTGGTCAGAAGGTATGGGTAGTTAAGTACATACTCCTTTCTGCACTTTGTTTGTTTTTTGATGCCCActataattttttttgtattattttatacaatttagggttcacgtacTGGTATGCCTCTTTGCCGGGTTTCACTTCAATCACCTGCTGGAGCAGCTCGAGGCCAGGTCTGGGCTTAGCAGAAGCTTCCCAATCATTGTTGTGTTAAAAGTCTGTTAAGTGTGCAGTTATTATTGAAGTGGCTTATTGTACGCTTATATTTCCCTACAGGCTGATGATATAGAAAATGAAGCTAACGAACTTAATCGGATCAAAAACTATCTTTATGGCAAGTTAGCAGAGCACACAGGTCATTCTGTTGATCAGGTAAGCATTTTGTGTTGGATGTTCTAGTTATTTTGTCCGTCATCATCTGCTAGGCCGCTACTCTAGTTTAGCTTTCAGTTAAAAGCCTTTTGGTGTGTCCTGCTTACTTTCACTGTGCCTATGGCTTTGATTCTTTTTTTTTCACATATCGTATTAAATCCAAAAAAAGATGTCAGtaccatctttgtacttccctatATGTGCAACTATGGTTGGTCTGTCTCTGCAGTTGCAATCCTAACTTCCTAAGCATTCCTATGGTGTAAAATTTTAATTATTCTGGTGGCAGGTTCATGAGGACCTATCCAGGGTGAAGCGCTTCGATGCTGAAGGAGCCCTCGAGTATGGAATCATCGACCGTATCGTTAGGCCATCTCGGATCAAGAAAGAGGGCGGCTCGACCACTGGTCAAAAGAAGGATCTGCGAAACCTGGGGCTTGGTTAAAGATAGATGTTATCTTGTGTATCAGAGTTAGCGTTAGACTGCCACTAGTTTCCACGTTCGATCTTGCTTTGGAACCTTGATGCTTCCTTTTACCAGTTCATGTGGAGGCATGAGATTTAGTTGTTTGTTGTCTGCAGTTCCCCTAGACTTCAGGCAACAACATCAGGCAGAAGTGATCCGTGGCAGCATTTGTTTTTTCCTTCCATAGCAAGAAAACGCTGCATACATTTTTAAAATACTTTGGAGAATGTGGATGGAGCAATCAGCAATATTCCATATGAATATTTTCAGTAAGGTTTGCTGTGTCTGAAAGACCACCTGTGAAAAGAGGGAATCTGCGAAACCTGGGGCTTGGCTAATAATAGATGTTAGCTAGCGCATCAGAAGTTACTGTTAGACTGCCACTGTTATCCACGTTTGATTCTAGTTTGAAATCTTGATGCTTCTATTATTCCGTTTATGTGGCGCTATGAGATTTTGTTCTTTGTTTCCTCTAGTGTCCCTATACTTTAAGACAGCAAACAACATTCAGAACTGCTATGGATGGTACTAGTTTTTTATGTCTGTACTTTCATGCATACCGAGTAACTCGCCGCGAACATTTTACAAACCCACTTCCGAATGTGGTTGGAGCAATCAGCAATGCTCTGTCAGAATCTTTTTTAGGATTGGGGTCTGCTGTTGTCTGCAATATGCCAACTGCGTGCCAACTGACAGCATCGCCAGATGCATATTGGCATATTGCTCGGCAAGTGAGCGTTGATAAAGACCAAATTAAGGAAGGGGGAGAAACCCTTAGCTGCAACGATCTCGCAGCAATCATCATGTCAGGTGCCCACGTTTGGTCAATGCTTGACAACAGATTGAAGGTTTATCATTGGGGCAACAAGCAGCTTTCAACGGAGCAAACACTGATGGTGGTTGAGCAACGCGCAGGCGCACCGTGCATTATTGACGGTGAAATGATTGACTGATTGATGCTGGCTGGTTGGTAGGCCGAGCATGATTAGCTACTTGCAAAACGCATGCTTGACATGCGTGGGTTATCACGAAGAGCGCTGACAGAGTCCCCAACAGACGTGCAACTTTGCCACCGGGACGGCGAGCTAGGAAGCTCTCAGGTGCAAGACGATGCCTTTGTAGGGAACAGCCATCTAGTTTCCTTCTCcttaatcttcaagggtgagtgctGCGCCGATAAGTTAAGTTCGAGCTGTTTGATCTTTGCAGGTGTCTGATTTAAGAGTCTAGCTGAAGTTCTGTGGTGCAGTGGCGGTGCCAGCTGGGTGAAAGGGTGAGGCTAGGGATGGCACCCGCAATGTATGGGTACAAGTGGAACCACCCCACCCCACACGCATACCCATCTTTTTCGATCTTTCCCGTTATTCGTACTTATATCCTTCAATAGATAATTTTTTGGTTACTGGATACCCGTGGGTAAAAAGACCTGGGTTTACAACTATCAAATTGACCAATAAATAGTCTTAAACAACAATACGTTACTAGTATAATTTATAAACAATAGCTAATTATAAGCATCAACACATACTTATGAATAATATGATATTGTAAATAGTAGTACATTCTCATAAACAAAAACCTTTCCCTAAACATCAAGACGTACATCAGGATGTGATGGACGTAAAGAAATTTTTGACTGCGACAGTCATAGGACAGAGGTGAAGCAATCCTAACACGTGTATTCCGAAAAAAAATTAGAATTATGAGAAAAAAGAAGTTAGTTGCCCTTTTGTATAGTGTACTTATGGTACGGCGCCTACATTCAGGTTCAGGTTCAGGTTCAGGTTGAGGCAGCTCCAGGGCCTGAAAGTTTAGATGGATGCCTGAAGGCTGTTTCTTGGAGCAGCAAGTTTGAGTTTGGACTTTGGAGCGCAGCTGAGCGCGCACCGACGCACTTGCTGGGTGCAGCAGTGAATACAACCGTGCAGTTAGTGCTTGCTGGCTGGCTGACTCGGGCGTGTACGCAAAGGCAGGCAGCGCATGGCCGGGGCACGGCGGCGAGGGATCCGACCGGTCACTGACGCGGAGGGAGAGGGCAAGGGGATGGCGAGGCGGCGTGTGCGCAGAGATGGCCGGTGGATAGATACATTCGGGCAGGCACGCACGCACGATCACACGCAGCTCGATCAGAGTATGGAGCCTCAAGCCCTCGAGGCTTGCTCTCTGGCCAGAGGCGAGCATCGGCGGTCGTCGACGCGTAGCACGCGAGGCATGCACGGTGTGCAGGGAAGGGATATCGACTGCGAAGCGAAGCGACAACACTCTTGTGTGGAGACGCACGAACTCGGgtcggctcaggtttctgtctctGTCTCTGGGTTAGTATTGCCATGCCCTGATCCTGATCGCGCCCCGTCTGTTCACGCACGCACGTCAAAGATTCGCTCGCTCCGCCGCCCGGCCTTAGCTAACACAGACTTTCATACGTactccggtctcttttaattgactcgaatttagcacaactttatactaaatttgagtcaattaaaaaagactgGAGGGAGTATGTACGTGCAGGGTCGTTGTCGGCAGCACGACGTCCCCGTCCCAGCGACTGATGTATGATACTCCCTCTCACAGTTTATTAGGTATGCGTGTGCCCCTAAGGCCCTAAGTCGCAAATTTAATCAAGTTTGCATTAGTTATATATTATAAAAAATTATATTATTaaatgttctattttctaatgatataatttttacattatataatttaaattatatagatcAAATTAACGAACTAGAGATACGGGAaagactagtaaactgagacggagggagtacgatGATTCCCTATACAATTCCAGACCCAGCCGGAGGTCACACAGCCAGCAAACGCCAAGCAATCCAGAAAGCCACATAATTTCCCAACCACAAGCACAagatgccgccaccatcttccatGACTGAAATCGGCTCGATGGATGTCACGGGGGCGAGAGGACCTCCAAGTGATTTCCTTCCCCGTCGACGACACATAGAGACAGCACGGtgttatattgtgatacaaatccATATTTTAAGGGAGGCCAACTTTTAACGAGCGGAGCAAGAcccgtcgccggtaggcttgggcTAAAGTACAGATCGATGCCGccgcctatatatacctcttaCAAGCTGCCAGCTAAGGTTTATCAAAATATAAGATAACAACCGGTATTCGTAACACTTCCCGATATAGTGAATTTTTGTTGGCTGACGCTCGtggtttttccccttctgtgttagAAGGGGTTTTGCACGGTAAATTTTATGTCTTCGATGTATTTTCttttatcgttcttcgttatttgcttgtcgcgttTATAACATGCGGGATAGACGAGAGGGATTTCCAAGGGATTAGGGTTCCTTCCCCGTTGCCACGCAGGGCGACGTGAGAGGGCCTCCAAGGCTATAATGAGTGAAGTTTCAGAATGTATAATTGAGAGGAAAAAGGGGTTTGCTCACAGCAGTTGACAAAACCTATGGGAGGTGCACATgacaccatccttcataagatGGCTATATTTCACCATGTGTGCTACCCCTAAAATAAGTTAACTTTTTGGCACCAGCGTGGACCCCGGTGTTCAGTTCTCTAGCGCCATCCCTGCTCAGACCGATCGTAAAAACGCAAGGATCTACATATGCAGGCGGTAGTAATGGAACAAATAGTATTGTGCGACTAGATGATGCAATGTGTTAGAGGCAGAAGAGCAATATTTAGCCCTTAGGGCATCTTCAATGGGTCAAtgcatttcggacgtccaaatTGTTCGCGCGCGTTCGTTTGCATCGGCCCGTAGACGTCAAAATGGTGATTATTCATTTGCATCGGGGTAACCCCAGCGGCCCGACACATTTCGTCCGGTGAGGCCGGAATGTGATGAAGAGATTTCTATTCCTCTAGATGTGAAGAGCAAGAGGAAGTGATTTCTATTCCTCTAGAATGCCGCTTGATATCATAGATTCCTGCGGTAGACACGATTGAGATATTCACATTTCTAGGTAGAATCGTTATTTTGAAATTAGTGCAACATGTTCAAATAAATTAAACATACAGACTACAAAAAAAATAAGTTCACACTTTTAAACTACCTACTTCTTCTTTGAAGTCCCCGCCTCGTCATCCTCATAGAGGCGCTTCGTCCTGCTCGTCACCTCCCGCGAAGAGGTACTGGCGGTCGACGCGTCCGACGAGCTTGAGTCCCCCTCTGGCGAGTTGTCATTGGGGTCTTCGCTGTCATCCGTGAACGGATGATGAGCCTCCGCCCTCGCCCGAGCCCTTGCCTCCTTCCTTGCCGCTGCCTCctcggccgcctcctccgcctccagccgtgccC
It includes:
- the LOC127311402 gene encoding ATP-dependent Clp protease proteolytic subunit-related protein 2, chloroplastic; this translates as MALSRTAPANSSCFHPRALASPASSLSVGTKVFVGLKAQTRLGSSESSCPNVNARFYTAVNRRVSLGLSNKRATRARISMMPVGTPRVPYRTPGEGTWQWLDIWNALYRERIIFIGDTIDEEFSNQLLASMLYLDSVDDSKKILLYINGPGGDLTPCMALYDTMLSLKSPIGTHCLGFAFNLAGFILAAGQKGSRTGMPLCRVSLQSPAGAARGQADDIENEANELNRIKNYLYGKLAEHTGHSVDQVHEDLSRVKRFDAEGALEYGIIDRIVRPSRIKKEGGSTTGQKKDLRNLGLG